In the Clostridium gelidum genome, ATTTCATCTGCTACTTCTACCGCTTCATCTTGATCATGAGTTACAAAAATACTTGTTATCCCAAGCTTTGATATTGTTTCTTTTAACCATCTTCTAAGTTCTTTCCTTACCTTTGCATCTATTGCTGCAAAAGGCTCATCTAACAATAGCAGTTGTGGATTTGGTGCAAGTGCTCGTGCAAATGCTACTCTTTGTCTTTGTCCACCTGATAATTGTCCCGGATATCTCTTTTCAAGCCCCTTAAGACCAATAAGTTCTATAAGTTCAGTAACCTTTTTACGAATCTCTTCTTTTTTAACCTTTTGTACTCCAAGCCCAAAAGCGATATTATCATAAACAGTCATATGACGAAATAAAGCATAACTTTGAAAAACGAATCCAATTCCTCTTTTTCCTGGCTCTATATCATTTACTTTAATTCCATTAATAATAATGTCCCCTTCATCTGGAGTTTCAAGACCTGCAATCATTCTAAGTATTGTTGTCTTACCACTTCCACTAGGTCCTAGGAGTCCAATTAGCTTTCCTTGCTCTATTTTAAAATTAACATTATCTGATGCTTTGAAATCTCCAAATTTTTTATTAATATTTTTTAACTCCACATACATATTCTAGACCTCCTTTTTACTCTTCCATTCAACAATATTTCTTAGTATTAAAATAATAATTGCAATAATAACTAATATTGATGCAACTGCAAAAGCTGCTGCAAATTGATATTCGTTATATAAAATTTCAACCTGTAACGGAAGTGTATTTGTCTTTCCTCTTATATGACCAGATACTACTGATACTGCTCCAAATTCTCCCATTGCACGTGCAGCACAAAGTATTATTCCATATATAAGGCCCCATTTTATATTGGGTAGTGTTACTTTCAAAAATATTTTAAATCCACCAGCTCCCATCATTGCAGCTGCTTCTTCTTCATCAGTACCTTGAGCATTCATTAATGGTATTATTTCTCTTGCTACAAAAGGAAAAGTTACAAATATAGTAGCTAATATAATTCCCGGAACAGCAAAAACCACTTTTAAATCGACCTGATTTATTACTCCTTCAAGTAGACCTCCACGCCCAAATGTCAATACAAATATTAAACCAGCAATAACAGGTGAAATTGCAAAAGGTAAGTCAATTAGAGCACCCAATAAATTTTTACCTTTAAATTTGAACTTTGTAATTGTCCATGCCACGCATATACCAAATAAAGTGTTCACGATGGTTGCAACTATAGTAGCTACAAATGTAAGATTCATAGCTTTAAAAGTATATCCCTCTGAAACAGCTTTAATATATACATTAAAACCTTTTGATAAAGCTTCTGAAATTATGCTTATAAGAGGAATTATTAACATTAAGACTAAAAATAGCACGCTTATAGCTATCAACCCATATTTCACAACTTTATTTTCTCTCTGATTTGTTAATGACTTACTCAATTTATTCCTCACCTCATATCTGCTTTAATCTATTATTTCTTAATTGAATTCCATTTATTACAAACAATATTAAAAATGATGTACATAACATTACTACTGCTATTGCTGTTGCACCACCATAATTATATTGTTCAAGCTTTGACATAATTAAAAGTGGTGCTATTTCTGTTTTCATTGGCTTATTTCCTGCTATGAAAACAACACTACCATACTCTCCTATACCTCTTGCAAATGCAAGTCCAAAG is a window encoding:
- a CDS encoding sulfate/molybdate ABC transporter ATP-binding protein is translated as MYVELKNINKKFGDFKASDNVNFKIEQGKLIGLLGPSGSGKTTILRMIAGLETPDEGDIIINGIKVNDIEPGKRGIGFVFQSYALFRHMTVYDNIAFGLGVQKVKKEEIRKKVTELIELIGLKGLEKRYPGQLSGGQRQRVAFARALAPNPQLLLLDEPFAAIDAKVRKELRRWLKETISKLGITSIFVTHDQDEAVEVADEIIITNKGQIEQKGSPIEIYKNPQTPFVAQFIGESNLINDYTKLKGFEVDGKIEETKAILRPEFIEIAKNDTEILTPLAAEKGIVKDIAFRGNNLQIDVQVGEEILNGYRSLEQEPLNIGEEVLVLIHRVYRFNDKKTEVVENKIKTQEISVFI
- the cysW gene encoding sulfate ABC transporter permease subunit CysW, which gives rise to MSKSLTNQRENKVVKYGLIAISVLFLVLMLIIPLISIISEALSKGFNVYIKAVSEGYTFKAMNLTFVATIVATIVNTLFGICVAWTITKFKFKGKNLLGALIDLPFAISPVIAGLIFVLTFGRGGLLEGVINQVDLKVVFAVPGIILATIFVTFPFVAREIIPLMNAQGTDEEEAAAMMGAGGFKIFLKVTLPNIKWGLIYGIILCAARAMGEFGAVSVVSGHIRGKTNTLPLQVEILYNEYQFAAAFAVASILVIIAIIILILRNIVEWKSKKEV